The window gGGTTTTATGTAGATTTTTGATTGccaattgtaatttaatttaaactttttttgacGAAATtggaaaatattacaatttgtttttatttccactcaaGGGAAAAGACCACAATGGCAGCAGCATGTTCTTCCCTGGACCCCGACCTAATGAGGGAGGTTCTCGAATGCCCTATCTGCCTGGAGACTTACAACCAGGATCAACTCAGACCCAAACTCCTGCAGTGTGGGCACACTGTATGTCGACTTTGTCTGGAGAAACTGTTGGCTAATACCATCAATGGTGTCCGCTGCCCCTTCTGCAGCAAGGTCTCCAGGATGAGCAGCATCTCCCAGCTGGCAGATAATCTTACAGTACTGAAAATTATAGATTGCACTTTGACTTGCAGTGCTGCCGCCGCTGCGCTAATGTGCAAGTCCTGCGGCAACCGGCTACCGAGACAGTTCTGCTATGACTGCACCACAGTTCTCTGTGAGGTCTGTAAAGCGGATGGCCACCTGCACGAAGGCCATTCAGTTCAGCCGATAAAAGTGGCAGCTGAGCAGCGCCGTAAAGAACTGAGCGGTAGACTGGCTGCCCTCCGTGACGTTATGGGCAATattcagaagaaaaagacaacacttgaaaacatttccaagaGCTTGAGACAAAAGTACCGGGCGGTTCAGCAAGAGTATTCTACGGCAGAGCTTCATCTTCAGGAAGAGCTCAGCAAATCTCGAAGGACATTCACAGCCTCTTTGGGAGAAGTGGAAAAACTCAATGCACAGGTTCTTGAGGAGCAGACGTATCTTCTTAACCTCGCAGAGGTAAAAGTGGTTTCACGTTGCGATTATCTGACTGTACGGGTAAGACAGAGTGACATCGCCTTATTAAAGGATGATGGCGCAGGAAGTGATGATGAAGAGCTGGACCTCAGAAGCAGTTTACCCACACAGTTCCAGCTACAAGAGCCAACACTGGCCAGAGCAGAACACTCTAATCCCATAGAAGCGGGCTGTTTGACCACAAACGCTTACACAGTCAATACAGATGATGAGAAAGGTGGGTTAGAAACAATTTTGGAGTTTAAAGCAGATGGTGCGCCCTCTGGCGCTACAGGTGGGTCTGTAATGGTTCCAGGGGATCTTTACCATGATGTTGACATGGTTTCAGCTGTAGATGAGAGAGTATGTGGTTCACCGAGTAGCTTTAAGTCAAAGTCCATGGACGCAGGTGGGGAATCTGCGGGGGCTAATTCCAGGCCACCAGTATgccattttgtaaagaagatggGCTGTAAAGGAGCGCTGCCTGGAATGTTTAATTTAC of the Poecilia reticulata strain Guanapo linkage group LG12, Guppy_female_1.0+MT, whole genome shotgun sequence genome contains:
- the trim32 gene encoding E3 ubiquitin-protein ligase TRIM32 isoform X2 — translated: MAAACSSLDPDLMREVLECPICLETYNQDQLRPKLLQCGHTVCRLCLEKLLANTINGVRCPFCSKVSRMSSISQLADNLTVLKIIDCTLTCSAAAAALMCKSCGNRLPRQFCYDCTTVLCEVCKADGHLHEGHSVQPIKVAAEQRRKELSGRLAALRDVMGNIQKKKTTLENISKSLRQKYRAVQQEYSTAELHLQEELSKSRRTFTASLGEVEKLNAQVLEEQTYLLNLAEDDGAGSDDEELDLRSSLPTQFQLQEPTLARAEHSNPIEAGCLTTNAYTVNTDDEKGGLETILEFKADGAPSGATGGSVMVPGDLYHDVDMVSAVDERVCGSPSSFKSKSMDAGGESAGANSRPPVCHFVKKMGCKGALPGMFNLPVSICVSPQGDILVADRGNCRVQIFNRKGVPREIRRNASIDNFVLSFFGADLPNLIPLSIAVTPQGLIGVTDNYDNSVKVYTMDGHYVACHKNQLIKPWGITAMPSGQFVVSDVEGGKLWCLAVDRNVGVVSYNRLCSAVRPKFVTCDAAGTVYFTQGLALNFEKRQNEPHFEGGFSIGSVGTNGQLGKQLSHFFSETEDFRCITGMCVDANGDLLVTDSGRKEILQFPKEGGFNILIQEGLTCPVGVATTQKGQLLVLDCWDHCVKVFTYVQRRHSSTS
- the trim32 gene encoding E3 ubiquitin-protein ligase TRIM32 isoform X3 gives rise to the protein MAAACSSLDPDLMREVLECPICLETYNQDQLRPKLLQCGHTVCRLCLEKLLANTINGVRCPFCSKVSRMSSISQLADNLTVLKIIDCTLTCSAAAAALMCKSCGNRLPRQFCYDCTTVLCEVCKADGHLHEGHSVQPIKVAAEQRRKELSGRLAALRDVMGNIQKKKTTLENISKSLRQKYRAVQQEYSTAELHLQEELSKSRRTFTASLGEVEKLNAQVLEEQTYLLNLAEVKVVSRCDYLTVRVRQSDIALLKDDGAGSDDEELDLRSSLPTQFQLQEPTLARAEHSNPIEAGCLTTNAYTVNTDDEKDSMRLITVSQIFRRLPVEGELPKDKSQSLLSHHSLSYTSRSPCPKIQRRCTHICASRKAVKPTIQTAGFESFFQEVTNKRKLLFRYFLRIWKFANICYYVSNTHF
- the trim32 gene encoding E3 ubiquitin-protein ligase TRIM32 isoform X4, whose amino-acid sequence is MAAACSSLDPDLMREVLECPICLETYNQDQLRPKLLQCGHTVCRLCLEKLLANTINGVRCPFCSKVSRMSSISQLADNLTVLKIIDCTLTCSAAAAALMCKSCGNRLPRQFCYDCTTVLCEVCKADGHLHEGHSVQPIKVAAEQRRKELSGRLAALRDVMGNIQKKKTTLENISKSLRQKYRAVQQEYSTAELHLQEELSKSRRTFTASLGEVEKLNAQVLEEQTYLLNLAETACDLSQ
- the trim32 gene encoding E3 ubiquitin-protein ligase TRIM32 isoform X1; its protein translation is MAAACSSLDPDLMREVLECPICLETYNQDQLRPKLLQCGHTVCRLCLEKLLANTINGVRCPFCSKVSRMSSISQLADNLTVLKIIDCTLTCSAAAAALMCKSCGNRLPRQFCYDCTTVLCEVCKADGHLHEGHSVQPIKVAAEQRRKELSGRLAALRDVMGNIQKKKTTLENISKSLRQKYRAVQQEYSTAELHLQEELSKSRRTFTASLGEVEKLNAQVLEEQTYLLNLAEVKVVSRCDYLTVRVRQSDIALLKDDGAGSDDEELDLRSSLPTQFQLQEPTLARAEHSNPIEAGCLTTNAYTVNTDDEKGGLETILEFKADGAPSGATGGSVMVPGDLYHDVDMVSAVDERVCGSPSSFKSKSMDAGGESAGANSRPPVCHFVKKMGCKGALPGMFNLPVSICVSPQGDILVADRGNCRVQIFNRKGVPREIRRNASIDNFVLSFFGADLPNLIPLSIAVTPQGLIGVTDNYDNSVKVYTMDGHYVACHKNQLIKPWGITAMPSGQFVVSDVEGGKLWCLAVDRNVGVVSYNRLCSAVRPKFVTCDAAGTVYFTQGLALNFEKRQNEPHFEGGFSIGSVGTNGQLGKQLSHFFSETEDFRCITGMCVDANGDLLVTDSGRKEILQFPKEGGFNILIQEGLTCPVGVATTQKGQLLVLDCWDHCVKVFTYVQRRHSSTS